One stretch of Rhinolophus ferrumequinum isolate MPI-CBG mRhiFer1 chromosome 3, mRhiFer1_v1.p, whole genome shotgun sequence DNA includes these proteins:
- the LOC117020539 gene encoding LOW QUALITY PROTEIN: trace amine-associated receptor 6-like (The sequence of the model RefSeq protein was modified relative to this genomic sequence to represent the inferred CDS: inserted 1 base in 1 codon) yields MRGNSSPPASAQLCYENVTGSCVKTPYSPGPSLILYTVFASGAVLAVFGNLLVMTSILHFKQLHSPTNLLIASLACADFXVGVTVMPFSMVRSVESCWYFGRSFCTFHTCCDAAFCYSSLFHLCFISIDRYIAVTDPLVYPIKFTASVSGICIGVSWILPLAYSGAVFYTGAYDDGLEELSSALNCVGGCQVVVNQDWVLIDFLLFFIPTIVMIILYSNIFLVARKQAKRIETIGGKTESSSNSYKSRVAKRERKAAKTLGITVIAFMISWLPYSIDSVIDAFVGFITPAYIYEICCWCAYYNSAMNPLIYALFYPWFRKAIKLIVNGQIFTDNSSSVNLFSEQI; encoded by the exons ATGAGAGGCAACTCGTCCCCCCCTGCATCTGCGCAGCTCTGCTACGAGAACGTGACCGGGTCCTGTGTGAAAACTCCCTACTCGCCAGGACCCAGCCTGATTCTCTACACCGTGTTTGCCTCTGGGGCTGTGCTGGCCGTGTTTGGAAACCTCCTGGTGATGACTTCAATCCTTCACTTCAAGCAGCTGCACTCTCCAACCAACCTCCTCATCGCCTCCCTGGCCTGTGCTGACT TGGTGGGGGTGACCGTGATGCCCTTCAGCATGGTCAGGTCGGTGGAGAGCTGCTGGTACTTTGGGCGAAGCTTCTGTACTTTCCACACGTGCTGCGATGCCGCATTCTGTTACTCGTCTCTCTTCCATTTGTGCTTCATCTCCATCGACAGGTACATTGCTGTTACTGACCCTCTGGTCTATCCTATCAAGTTCACGGCGTCTGTGTCAGGGATATGCATTGGCGTTTCCTGGATCCTGCCCCTCGCCTATAGCGGGGCCGTGTTCTATACAGGTGCCTATGACGACGGGCTGGAGGAATTATCTAGTGCCCTCAACTGTGTAGGGGGTTGTCAAGTTGTTGTAAATCAAGACTGGGTGTTGATAGATTTCCTACTCTTCTTTATACCTACTATTGTGATGATCATTCTCTACAGCAATATTTTTCTTGTGGCTAGAAAACAGGCTAAAAGGATTGAAACTATTGGTGGCAAAACAGAATCATCCTCAAACAGTTATAAATCCAGAGTGGccaagagagagaggaaagcagcTAAAACCCTGGGTATCACGGTGATAGCATTTATGATTTCGTGGTTACCTTATAGCATCGACTCAGTGATTGATGCCTTTGTGGGCTTCATAACCCCTGCCTATATTTATGAGATTTGCTGTTGGTGTGCTTATTATAACTCAGCCATGAACCCTTtgatttatgctttattttacccATGGTTTAGGAAAGCCATAAAACTTATTGTGAATGGGCAGATTTTCACGGACAATTCATCATCTGTGAATTTGTTCTCTGAACAAATATAA